GTTGATCTCCAAAAGTTTGCAAGATACCAGTTAGATTGACTCGCAAGTGTTTTTGGGCAAATTCTTGCCACAAAGCCAGTTGCTCACGACTGAGATTGCTCTTGCTAGCTTTGAATTTAGGTGCTGGATTTTGTCCCTTAAACTGCAGGTGGGCAACAAACTGACCTTCTCCCTTGAAATGATGAGGATACATCCGCGCCGTTTCAGGAAGGTCAATTCCTGCTACCATACCGTTCACATGATCAACTGGAAGCAGTTCAAAATCATAAGTATCAAGTAACCAGTGGACGATTTCTTCATTTTCCTCTGGTGCCCAAGTACAGGTCGAATAAACTAAACGGCCACCTTCAGCAAGCATGGTCACTGCATCTTCTAAAATTTCCCTTTGGAGACTAGCACATTGGCTCGGATAATCGGTACTCCAATAATCCATGGCATCTGGCTGCTTACGAAACATCCCTTCACCTGAGCAAGGTGCATCAAGAACAATCACATCAAAGTAACCTTTAAAAACCTTGGCCAAGCGGTCAGCAGATTCATTAGTCACAACAACGTTTGTCGCTCCAAATCGCTCCATATTTTCCACTAAAATCTTAGCACGCTTGCTTGAAATTTCGTTGGAAACAAGGACTCCTTGATTAGCCAGATAAGCTGCTAGTTGAGTGGATTTTCCACCTGGTGCTGCCGCCAAGTCCAAGACTTTCATGCCAGGTCTTGGTTGAGCTACCTGGGCCACCATTTGGGCTGCAGGCTCTTGCGAATAAACAAGACCTGTCACATGCTCTGGTGACTTTCCAGAAACCTTGCCATAATACCCCCAAGGTGTATGGGGAATAGCATCTGCAAACGATAACTGACTTTCTTTTAAGGGATTGACTCGAAAAGCCGGAACTGCTTCTTGTTTAAAAGAGGCAAGAAAGTCTCTTGCCTCGTCTTCTAGTATCGCTTCATATTTTTCAACAAATCCTTCTGGAAATTGCATTTAGTTCTCTTTCCTTTCGTAGATATAAGACTGAATCTCTTCTTGCATCTCGATTGGCACCATCATGACAGGCTGACGCGTTTTAAAATCAGCGGGCTCACCTGATACCGTAAGAAGGCGATAACCCAGACTTTCCCCTAAGATACTGGCCGCAGCGTAATCCCATGGTTGCAAGTAGGTAATATAAGTCAGAAGACGACCCGATAAAACCTTGGCAAAACTAATGGCCGCACTGCCGTAAACACGGACTCCCAACACTGATCGACCCAAATCACCCAAGCCCCACTCATTGCTTTCAAACATACCTGAGTTACCGGCAACTAAAAATTCTTGAAGAGGTTTCTTTTTAAAAGGCGGTAAGGGCTCATTATTGCGACAAGGAGGAAAGGCACCACCACCATGGTAACAATCGCCTTTCATGACATCATAGATGACACCAAATTTGCCCACACCATTCTCAAAATAAGCCAACATCACGGCAAAATCTTCCTGCTGAGCGACAAAGTTATTGGTACCGTCAATGGGATCAATCACCCAAACGGAACCTTGACCGACTGCAGCACGTAAACAACCCTCTTCCGCGCAAATCAAGTCTTCTGGATAAGATGCTAAAATTCTACCAACCAAGAGATCCTGAACTTCCTTATCCAAACGCGTCACCAAGTCTGTAGGCGAAGATTTGCGCTCAACCTGCAAATCTTCTTTCATGTGAGCCAAAATATAGTTAGCAGCTTCCTGCACAATCTGTTTGGCAAATTCAAATTTAGTTTCCAAGAGAAATCTTCCCTTCTCTTTTTTCTTTTGCTAATTGAACTGCATGATAGAAGGAATAACCGCTAGCCGTCTCAAATTCGCGACCTAAACGTTTTTCTTCACTTTTGCTTGGAACCACAGACTTAAATTTCTTGTAAGATTCTAGCAGTTTTTTTGCTTC
This genomic stretch from Streptococcus sp. 1643 harbors:
- a CDS encoding RsmF rRNA methyltransferase first C-terminal domain-containing protein encodes the protein MQFPEGFVEKYEAILEDEARDFLASFKQEAVPAFRVNPLKESQLSFADAIPHTPWGYYGKVSGKSPEHVTGLVYSQEPAAQMVAQVAQPRPGMKVLDLAAAPGGKSTQLAAYLANQGVLVSNEISSKRAKILVENMERFGATNVVVTNESADRLAKVFKGYFDVIVLDAPCSGEGMFRKQPDAMDYWSTDYPSQCASLQREILEDAVTMLAEGGRLVYSTCTWAPEENEEIVHWLLDTYDFELLPVDHVNGMVAGIDLPETARMYPHHFKGEGQFVAHLQFKGQNPAPKFKASKSNLSREQLALWQEFAQKHLRVNLTGILQTFGDQLYLLPEMLPDLGKLKIARNGLHLGTFKKKRFEPSFALGLALKPSQVKQSVEINDENFVKYVAGETVQLSEARPNGWYQVLVQGNGLGFAKVTGNVLKNYYPKGLRFR
- a CDS encoding inositol monophosphatase family protein, with amino-acid sequence METKFEFAKQIVQEAANYILAHMKEDLQVERKSSPTDLVTRLDKEVQDLLVGRILASYPEDLICAEEGCLRAAVGQGSVWVIDPIDGTNNFVAQQEDFAVMLAYFENGVGKFGVIYDVMKGDCYHGGGAFPPCRNNEPLPPFKKKPLQEFLVAGNSGMFESNEWGLGDLGRSVLGVRVYGSAAISFAKVLSGRLLTYITYLQPWDYAAASILGESLGYRLLTVSGEPADFKTRQPVMMVPIEMQEEIQSYIYERKEN
- a CDS encoding UPF0223 family protein: MNKQYSYPLDLSWSTEELASVLSFFNDVEAAYEDKVEAKKLLESYKKFKSVVPSKSEEKRLGREFETASGYSFYHAVQLAKEKREGKISLGN